The DNA sequence CCCGCTGCGCGCGCTGCGCCACCCCGGCCTGCTGCGCACGGCGATCGGTTCCGCGCTCTACACCGCCGCGTTCTTCGCCGTGCTGGCCTGGTCGCCGTTCGTGCTGGGCTGGGGAGCGGTGGAGATCGGGCTCGTGTTCTTCGGCTGGGGCGCGTGCGTCGCGGTCTCCAGCGTCTGGCTCGCGCCGCGCTTGGCCGACCGCTTCGGCGACCGCCGCACGACCGTCGTCGCGGTGCTCGCGTTCGCGGTGCTGATGCTGGTCATGGCGGTGCCGAGCAAGCCGTTGCTGGTCGTCGCGGTGATCGTCAGCGGCGTGGTGTCCGGCCTGCTCAACACGCTGTTCACCAGTGCCGCGATGAGCGTCAGCCCGGCGCCGCGACCGGTGGCCGGCGCGGGCTACAACCTCCTGCGCTGGCTCGGCGGCGCGCTGGCCGCGACGTTCGTCGGGCACCTCGCCCAGCCGTTCGTCGTCGCCGCCTGCTGCTGCGTGCTCGCGGCCTGCCTGACGGCCGTCGGCCGCCCGTCCCGGCACGCCGTGCCGACCGAAGGCATCCTCGTCGGAGAGGACCTGGTGGGTTAACAAGAAGTGAACGCCGGCCTACGGTCCGTTGGTCCCCAACTGACCCAGGAGGCGTTCTAGTGGTGAGACACCTTCCACTGCTGGCCAACCACTCCCCCGGACGCGCGGCCGTCACCTGCCAGTACCGCTGCGGTGACGCGTGCTTCCACGACGTGCCCAACACCTCGGGCAACCCCTACTTCGGCGACCTGGTCGACCGGCGCACCGCCATCAAGGCGGCCGTGGTCGTCGGAGCCCTCGGCGGCGCGATGAGCGGAGCGGCCACCGCCACCGCCACCGCTGCCGCCGAGCCCGAGTCGGCGGGGCGGCACCCCCTCGGGCTGGACTTCGCACCCGTCGCGCCGAACACGCTCGACGCCGTCGTCGTCCCCGAGGGCTACCGCCACGAGGTCGTGATCCGCTGGGGCGACCCGCTGTTCCCGGACGCGCCCCGGTTCGACTTCGACCACCAGACCGCCGCCGCCCAGGCCAGGCAGTTCGGCTACAACTGCGACTTCGCCGCGCTGCTGCCGCTGGACGCGACGGGCCGGACGAACCTGCTCGTCACCAACCACGAGTACACCGGCGAGCCGTTCATGTTCCGCGGCTACGACGAGGCCGACCCCACCCGCGAGCAGGTCGAGATCGCGTGGGCCGCGCACGGGCTGTCCGTGGTGCAGGTCGAACAGGCCCGCAACGGCCGCCTCACCACCCGGTTCTCCCGCTACAACCGCCGCATCACCGCCACCACGCCGTTCGAGCTCACCGGTCCGGCGGCGGGCTCGGACCTGCTCAAGACCTCGGCCGACCCGACCGGCACGAGGGTCCTCGGCACGTTGAACAACTGCGCGGGCGGCGTGACGCCGTGGGGCACCATCCTGTCCGGCGAGGAGAACTTCAACCAGTACTTCGCCAACGCCGAGGCGCTCGCCGACCCGCGCCTGACCCGCTACGGCGTCACCGGCACGGCCACCACCCGCAAGTGGGAGCGGTTCGACGAGCGGTTCGACCTCGCCCGCGAGCCGAACGAGGTCAACCGGTTCGGCTACGTGGTCGAGCTCGACCCGACCGACCCCGACTCCACCCCCGTCAAGCACACCGCGCTGGGCCGCTTCAAGCACGAGTGCGCCAACGTCCGCCTCGCCGCCGACGGACGAGTGGTCGCCTACTCCGGTGACGACGAGCGGTTCGAGTACATCTACAAGTTCATCTCCACCGGCAAGGTCCGCAAGGGCAACGGCAAGGCCGCCCGCCGGCACAACATGACCCTGCTGGACGACGGCACCCTCTACGTCGCCCGCTTCACCGGCGACAGCCCGCCCGCCGAGATCGACGGCACGGGCCGCCTGCCGTCCGACGGCAGGTTCGACGGCCGCGGCGAGTGGGTGCCGCTCGCGTCCGGCAACCGCTCGTTCGTGCCGGGCATGACCGCCGAGGAGGTCTACGTGTTCACCCGGCTCGCGGCCGACAAGGTCGGCGCGACCAGGATGGACCGTCCCGAGGACATCCAGACCCACCCGCACACCGGCGTCGTCTACTGCGCCCTGAGCAACAACGTCGACCGGGGCAAGGCGGGCAAGGAAGGCGCGACCGAGCCGAACCCGCGGGTGGACAACAAGCACGGCCAGGTGCTGGAGCTGACCGAGCGCGGCGGCGACGCCCTCGCGCTCGCGTTCTCCTGGAACCTCATGCTGGTGTGCGGCGACCCGGCGGCGCCGGACACCTACTTCGCGGGCTACGACAAGAGCCGGGTGTCGCCGATCTCCAGCCCCGACAACGTGGCGTTCGACCGGCACGGCAACCTGTGGATCTCCAGCGACTCGGGCGGCGCGCTCAACGGCTACAACGACGGCCTGTACGCGGTGCCCGTGTCCGGGTCGCGGCGCGGCCACCTCAAGGCGTTCCTCACCGTGCCGCGCGGCGCGGAGACGTGCGGCCCGGTGATCGGCGAACGCGTCGTCACGGTGTGCGTGCAGCACCCCGGCGAGGTCGACGGCGCGAGCGCGGACAACCCCGCCTCGCACTGGCCCGACGGCGGCGACTCGCAACCGCGGCCGTCGGTCGTGGCGGTGTGGCGGGAAGGACGTCGCGTCGGCGAGTGAGGCCACCGGTGTGGTCGCCCGGTGCGATCGGGCGACCACACCGCGTGTGAGCTGCGGGTTTCGACCCAGGTGTTCGCCTCGCGTTCACCTCGAAGTCCGCTGCCGGAGGACTTGCCCTCTTACGGTCGCCCGGTTCCCACTGAGCGATCTCGGAGGTCCGCGTGTCCTCATCCACCGATCGGGGGCGGCGCCTGCTGCCCCTGCTGCCCAACCACCCCCTCGGGCGTTCGGCGGTCACCTGCAAGTACCGCTGCGGTGACGCGTGCGCGCACGAAGCGCCCAACACGTCCGGCAACGCCTACTTCGGTGACGTCGTCGGCGAAGTCGTGCGCCGTCGCGGCCTGCTGAAGGCCGGCGCGGTGCTCGCCGTCGCGGGCGCGGGTGTCGGGCTGGTCGGTGCCGGCAGCGCCGCCGCGAAGCCCGAGGTCGAGCGGGACGCCGACCTGGGCGGCGGTCGTCGCCGCGACGGCCTGAACTTCGCCGCCGTCGCGCCCAACACCGAGGACCGCGTCGTCACGCCCGAGGGCTACGACCAGGGCGTCGTGCTGCGCTGGGGCGACCCGGTGGTGCCCGGCGCGCCCGCGTTCGACTTCGACCGCCAGACCGCGGCGGCGCAGGCGAAGCAGTTCGGCTACAACTGCGACTTCCTCGGCTTGGTGCCGGTCGGCCGGCACGACGAGTGGGTGCTGGTGGCCAACCACGAGTACACCAGCGAGGAGTTCCTGTTCAAGAACTGGGACGCGGACAACCCCACCCGCGAGCAGACCGAGATCGCGTGGGCCGCGCACGGCCTGTCCGTCGTGCGGGTCGAGCGCGACCGGCGCAGCGGCAAGCTCGTGCCCAAGCTGGACCGGCGCTACAACCGCCGCATCACCGCGACCTCCGAGTTCAAGGTCACCGGCCCGGCGGCGGGCTCGAAGCTGCTCAAGACCTCGGCCGACCCGACCGGCACGAAGGTGCTGGGCACGTTGAACAACTGCGCGGGCGGCGTGACGCCGTGGGGCACGATCCTGTCCGGGGAGGAGAACTTCAACCAGTACTTCGCCAACGCGGGCTCGGTCACCGACCCCGTCACCAAGGCGCGGCTGGCCCGGTACGGCCTGTCCGGCGCGGCGTCCACCCGCAAGTGGGAGCGGTTCGACAAGCGGTTCGACGTGGCGCAGGAGCCCAACGAGGTCAACCGGTTCGGCTGGGTCGTCGAGATCGACCCGCTCGACCCGGACTCGACCCCGGTCAAGCACACCGCGCTCGGCCGCTTCAAGCACGAGGGCGCGAACGTGATCATCGCCCGCGACGGCCGCGTGGTCGCGTACATGGGCGACGACGAGCGCTTCGACTACATGTACAAGTTCGTGTCCGACGAGAAGTACAAGCCGGGCAACAGCAAGCACGCCCGTGAGCACAACAAGAAGCTGCTGGACAAGGGAACGCTGTACGTCGCCCGGTTCACCGGTGACAGCCCGGTCGCCGAGATCGACGGCTCCGGCAAGCTGCCCGCCGACGGCGAGTTCGACGGCACCGGCGAGTGGATCCCGCTGGCGAGCGGCACGCGGTCGTTCGTGCCCGGCTTCACCGCCGAGGAGGTCTACGTCTTCACGCGGCTCGCGGCGGACGCCGTCGGGCCGACCAAGATGGACCGCCCCGAGGACGTCGAGCCGAACCCGCGCAACCGCCGGGTGTACGCGGCGCTGACCAACAACACCGACCGCGGCAAGGCGGGCAAGGAAGGCGCGACCGAGCCGAACCCGCGGCTGAACAACCGGCACGGGCACGTGCTGGAGCTGGAGGAGCGGCGCGGCGACAACACCGCCACGTCGTTCTCGTGGAAGCTGCTGCTGGTCTGCGGTGACCCGACCTCGCCCGACACGTACTTCGGCGGTTACGACAAGACCCAGGTCTCGCCGATCTCGTGCCCGGACAACGTCGCGTTCGACAACCAGGGCAACCTGTGGATCTCCACCGACGGCAACGCCCTGAAGTCCAACGACGGCCTGTTCGCCGTGCCGGTCGAGGGCCCGTACCGCGGTCGGGTGAAGCAGTTCCTGACCGTGCCGAAGGGCGCGGAGACGTGCGGCCCGGTGATCGAGGACGACTTCGTGCTCGTGGCCGTGCAGCACCCCGGCGAGGTCGACGGCGCGTCGGCCGCCAACCCGCTGTCGCACTGGCCGGACGGCGGCACCTCCCAGCCGCGCCCGTCCGTGGTGGCCGTGTGGAAGAAGGACAAGGGCCGCATCTGCGGCTGACCCCGCGGTGGGGGGCTCGCTCACCCCGAGCCCTCCACCCCCGCGAGTGTCGAACCTCCGGGTCCCGAGTGTCGAACCCTCGCGTCCCGAGTGTCGAACCTCCAGGACCCCCGAGTTCAACGCTCAGGACGATCGCCGCCGACCTGGACGTAGAACTCGGGGGTCCTGAGCGTTCGACACTCGGGACCTGAGCGTTCGACTCGCGCGGTTTAGGGTGCTGGTATGAGTCGACCCGTGGCGTTGGTGACCGGTGCGTCGAGGGGGATCGGTGCGGCGGTGGCACGGGTCCTCGCGCCCACGCACGACCTGCTGCTCGGCGGGCGTGACGAGGGAGCGTTGGGGGAGCTCGCCGGGTCGCTGGAGTCGGCACGGCCCTGGCCCGTCGAGCTGACCGACCCGGACGCCCTGGCCGCCGCCACCGCCCGCCTCACCCGCCTGGACGTCCTCGTGCACAGCGCGGGCATCGCCGAACTCGGCCCGCTCGCCGACGCCGACGCCGACGTGTGGCGCCGCACCCTCGACGTGAACGTGGTCGCGGTGGCCGAGCTGACCCGGCTGACCCTGCCCCTGCTGCGCGCCGCCCGCGGCCACGTCGTGCTGATCAACTCCGGCGCGGGCCTGCGCGCCAACCCCGGCTGGGGCGTCTACGCGGCCTCGAAGTTCGCCCTCCGGGCCTTCGCCGACGCCCTGCGCGCCGAAGAGGACGACCTCCGCGTCACGTCCGTCCACCCCGGACGCGTCGACACCGACATGCAGCGCGGCGTCCGCGAGCAGGAGAGCGGCGACTACCAGCCGAACCTCTACCTGACCCCGGACTCCGTCGCCCGGGCCGTCGCCACCGCCGTCCACGCGGGCGACGACGCCCACGTCACCGAGGTCGTCGTCCGCCCGCGCCCCCGCTGACCTACCGCAGCCGGGCGGCGACCTCCCGCACGCCCGCCTGCGCCTCCCGCCGGTCCACGCGCGTCGTCTCGCCGTCGGCCACGACCTGCTTGCCGGCCACCCACACGTCCTTGACCCGCCGCGTGCCCGACGCCCACACGAGGTTCGCCAGCACCTGCTCGTCCGGCGCGTCCAAGCCGGTGGCGAACGCCGGGTCGTCCACGTCCACGTGCACCACGTCGCCCCACCGGCCGGGCTCCAACGCCCCGAGGTCGTCCCGCCCCAACGCCGCCGCACCGCCGCGCGTCGCCAGCAGCAACGCGTCCGCCGCACGCATCGCCGTCGCGTCACCGGTGGTCACGCGCGCCAGCAGCGCCGCCAGCCTGGCCTCCTCGAACAGGTCCAGGTCGTCGTTGGACGCGGGCCCGTCCGTGCCCAGCCCGACCGCGACCCCGGCGTCCAGGTAGGACCGCAGCGGCGCGATGCCGGACGCGAGCTTGGTGTTCGACCCGGGGCAGTGCGCGATCCCGACGCCGTGCCTGGCGTAGATCGCCACGTCCTCCGGCGACAGGTGCACGGAGTGCGCCGACAGCACCCGCCCGCCCAGCACGCCCGCCTGCTCCAGCAGCCGCGGCACGGAACCGTGCGACGCCCGCTGCTCGACGTCCTCCTCGGGCGACTCGGCCACGTGCACCTGCACCAACGCCCCGCGATCACGCGCCTGGCCCGCGATCTCGCCCAACGCTTCGGGCGACAGGATGTACGCCGAGTGCGGCCCGTAGCTCAGTTCGACCCGCTCGTCCGGCCCGAACCGCAGCCCGTCGGCGTCGATCCACCGGGTGATCTCGTCGGTCATCGGCCGCCACGGCATCCCGGGCAGGTCCATGATCGCCGCGCCGAACAGCACCCGCGACCCGGCGGCCAGCACCGCGTCCGCGAGCTGCTCGCCGTGGAAGTACATCTCCGCGCTCGTGGTCACGCCGTTGCGCAGCATCTCCACCGCGCCGAGCAGCATGCCGACCCGGATGTCCGCTGGCTGCATCTTCGCCTCGGCGGGCCACATCGCCTCACGCAGCCAGCGCAGCAGCGGCAGGTCGCCGCCCATCCCCCGCAGCAGCACCATCGGGCTGTGCGCGTGGGTGTTCACCAGGCCGGGGAGCAGGATCCCGGTCAACCGGCGGACCTCGCCGGTGAACTCCGGCGCGTCGGCCTCCGCCCCGACGAACGAGACCCGCCCGTCGACGACGTCGACCACGGCGTCGCGCAGGACGGTGCAGGCGGGATCGCAGGGCAGGACCACGGGGGCGTGCAGGCGCAGCGACATGCCCACGATCCTGCCGCACTCGATCGAGCTACACACAACGTGGCGGTGCACGCCTCACGCCGTAACCCGAACAGTGGGTTTGACCTTCTCGGGCGGTGTTCACCCGCCAGGTGGACGTAATCTCCGAAACGTTGGGAGAGGTGGTGGTCCCGCTGATCCGGCGAAGGAGTGACAGTGGCTCGTAACGGTGGAAGTGGTCAACCCGGCGAGCGGCGCGGGAGGGGTGAGCCCGCGGCGGCGGTCCTGCGATCGGAGTCTGACTTCTCCGAACCGGACCTGTCCCGGGAACGCCGCTGGCTCGCGTTGTTCCTGCTGGTGCACCTGGTGGACGACCAGGGTCGGATGAGCACCGCGTACCGGCGCGTGCTGCGGCGCGCGGCGCGAACACCGGGGCACTGGGCGCACGGCCGGTCCCTGGGCGCGGTCCGGGCCGAGGTGACCCGCTGGATCGGCCCGCAGGCGCGGCCCGACAGCGTGCCGCCGTGGGAGCGGGTGGCGAGCCTGGTGCACGCCGCCGTGCACCCCAAGGACGTGCCGGAGGTGCTGTCGACGGCCCGCTACCTGCACGCCCTGGTGACCGGCGGGCCGACCGACGAACCGCGTCCGCGCTGGCTGGACCCGGAGGTCGACAACGTCACGACGGCGATGATCGGCGGCCCGGAGTGGGCGCGCAAGTACGGTCTGGCCGCACCCGCGAGCGACGAGCCGCAGCCGGCCGAGGCCCGCGACCCCGGATCGATGGCGTACGAGCTGCTGTGGACGGTGGTCCGGGTGCACCGCGACGCCGAAGCGCGCATCGCCGAGCTGGAGCACCAGGTGCGCCTGCTGCACGCGGAGAACGCCCGGCTCTCCGGCGACGTCACCACCTGGCTCGGCGACTACCGGCCGGCGATCCCCGACCAGGACCGCGGCCCGCGCAGCCGCCGTCCCGCCGTCGCCGACCGGCACCTCGCGGTGGAGGACCCGGCGCGCACCTTCACCTACCCGCTGCCCGCCGAGCTGCCCGCGACACGCCCCACGGCGGGGTGAGCCTCACCCCGTCACGGGCAGGGCGGCGCGCACTTCCCAGCCCCCACCGGCGCGCGCGCCCGCGCTGAACCGCCCGCCCAGCAGCTCGACCCGCTCCCGCATGCCCACCAACCCGTAGCCACCGGACCCGCCGACCGGCGCGGCCTTGCGCGGCCGCCCGTCGTCGGCCACCAGCACGTGCACCACACCGTCCGAAACGGACACCGAGACGTCCACGGCGGACACGGCCTCGGCGTGCTTGCGCGCGTTGGTCAACGACTCCTGCACCAACCGCAGCACCGAGCGGCCCAACGACGGCGGCACGGACACCGGCAGGTCGACGTGCAGCCGCACGGGCTGGCCGGACCGCTCGACCACGCCGCGCACGTCGTCGGCGAGGTCGCTGGACGCGGTCGGCGCGTCGGCGTCGGTGCCGCGCAGCGTGCCGACCAGGCGACGCATCTCGGTCAACGCCTCGTTGCCGCTGCGCACGATGATCGGCAGCGCCTCGCCCGCCGCCGACGGCACGGCCTGCGCCGCCTGCGCGTGCACCACCATCCCGGTCACGTAGTGCGCGATCACGTCGTGCAGCTCGCGGGCCAGCGCCATCCGCTCGGCGTGCTGCGCCGCCGCCACCTCGGCCCGCACGGCGGTCGCGCGTTCCCGGTCGCGGGCCCGGAAGTACAGCCCGGTGCCCAGCGACAGCGCCAGCAGCACCGCGCCGCCGACCACCTGCTGCCACGGTCCGGGCCCGCTGTAGTCGTCCGGCCAGTACCGCGACCAGTAGTCCGGCCGCACGGCCTGCGAGCCGGCGGCCACCGCGATCAGCACGACCACCGCGACGGCGGCCCGCGGCAGCGGCGCCTGCCGCACCACCACGGCGGTGATCGCCATCACCGCCGCGGTCTCGGAGACGACCAGGCCGCTGATCGCGGGCACCACCGGCGCGACGTCCAGCACCCGCAGCACGACCGAGTTCGCGGCCACGGCCGTGGCGGCGGCCAGCGCGGCGTCGAACGGGCGGCGGGGCGCGAGCACGGCCAGCGCGCACACCACGACCGAGCCGGGGAGCTGCCACCACCCGGCCTCACCGAGCACCTCGCCGCCGAGGAAGAAGAGCAGGGCGCACGCCAGCGGCCACTGGCGGCGCAGCAGGGTCCGCCACCCGAG is a window from the Saccharothrix saharensis genome containing:
- a CDS encoding amidohydrolase family protein codes for the protein MSLRLHAPVVLPCDPACTVLRDAVVDVVDGRVSFVGAEADAPEFTGEVRRLTGILLPGLVNTHAHSPMVLLRGMGGDLPLLRWLREAMWPAEAKMQPADIRVGMLLGAVEMLRNGVTTSAEMYFHGEQLADAVLAAGSRVLFGAAIMDLPGMPWRPMTDEITRWIDADGLRFGPDERVELSYGPHSAYILSPEALGEIAGQARDRGALVQVHVAESPEEDVEQRASHGSVPRLLEQAGVLGGRVLSAHSVHLSPEDVAIYARHGVGIAHCPGSNTKLASGIAPLRSYLDAGVAVGLGTDGPASNDDLDLFEEARLAALLARVTTGDATAMRAADALLLATRGGAAALGRDDLGALEPGRWGDVVHVDVDDPAFATGLDAPDEQVLANLVWASGTRRVKDVWVAGKQVVADGETTRVDRREAQAGVREVAARLR
- a CDS encoding MFS transporter; the encoded protein is MKFPDQPRQVWVTAFAAVIAFMGIGLVDPILLSIAEGLHATPSQVTLLFSSYLGVQVAAMLFTGVASARFGAKRTLVGGLALIVLAAALCALASDIGQLVGLRAVWGLGNAFFIATALSVIVGAATGGQRGAILLYEAALGLGLSVGPLLGALLGGFSWRGPFIGTAVLMAVAFVLCSVFLTDDEPRHSVRLLDPLRALRHPGLLRTAIGSALYTAAFFAVLAWSPFVLGWGAVEIGLVFFGWGACVAVSSVWLAPRLADRFGDRRTTVVAVLAFAVLMLVMAVPSKPLLVVAVIVSGVVSGLLNTLFTSAAMSVSPAPRPVAGAGYNLLRWLGGALAATFVGHLAQPFVVAACCCVLAACLTAVGRPSRHAVPTEGILVGEDLVG
- a CDS encoding PhoX family protein — protein: MRHLPLLANHSPGRAAVTCQYRCGDACFHDVPNTSGNPYFGDLVDRRTAIKAAVVVGALGGAMSGAATATATAAAEPESAGRHPLGLDFAPVAPNTLDAVVVPEGYRHEVVIRWGDPLFPDAPRFDFDHQTAAAQARQFGYNCDFAALLPLDATGRTNLLVTNHEYTGEPFMFRGYDEADPTREQVEIAWAAHGLSVVQVEQARNGRLTTRFSRYNRRITATTPFELTGPAAGSDLLKTSADPTGTRVLGTLNNCAGGVTPWGTILSGEENFNQYFANAEALADPRLTRYGVTGTATTRKWERFDERFDLAREPNEVNRFGYVVELDPTDPDSTPVKHTALGRFKHECANVRLAADGRVVAYSGDDERFEYIYKFISTGKVRKGNGKAARRHNMTLLDDGTLYVARFTGDSPPAEIDGTGRLPSDGRFDGRGEWVPLASGNRSFVPGMTAEEVYVFTRLAADKVGATRMDRPEDIQTHPHTGVVYCALSNNVDRGKAGKEGATEPNPRVDNKHGQVLELTERGGDALALAFSWNLMLVCGDPAAPDTYFAGYDKSRVSPISSPDNVAFDRHGNLWISSDSGGALNGYNDGLYAVPVSGSRRGHLKAFLTVPRGAETCGPVIGERVVTVCVQHPGEVDGASADNPASHWPDGGDSQPRPSVVAVWREGRRVGE
- a CDS encoding SDR family oxidoreductase codes for the protein MSRPVALVTGASRGIGAAVARVLAPTHDLLLGGRDEGALGELAGSLESARPWPVELTDPDALAAATARLTRLDVLVHSAGIAELGPLADADADVWRRTLDVNVVAVAELTRLTLPLLRAARGHVVLINSGAGLRANPGWGVYAASKFALRAFADALRAEEDDLRVTSVHPGRVDTDMQRGVREQESGDYQPNLYLTPDSVARAVATAVHAGDDAHVTEVVVRPRPR
- a CDS encoding PhoX family protein → MSSSTDRGRRLLPLLPNHPLGRSAVTCKYRCGDACAHEAPNTSGNAYFGDVVGEVVRRRGLLKAGAVLAVAGAGVGLVGAGSAAAKPEVERDADLGGGRRRDGLNFAAVAPNTEDRVVTPEGYDQGVVLRWGDPVVPGAPAFDFDRQTAAAQAKQFGYNCDFLGLVPVGRHDEWVLVANHEYTSEEFLFKNWDADNPTREQTEIAWAAHGLSVVRVERDRRSGKLVPKLDRRYNRRITATSEFKVTGPAAGSKLLKTSADPTGTKVLGTLNNCAGGVTPWGTILSGEENFNQYFANAGSVTDPVTKARLARYGLSGAASTRKWERFDKRFDVAQEPNEVNRFGWVVEIDPLDPDSTPVKHTALGRFKHEGANVIIARDGRVVAYMGDDERFDYMYKFVSDEKYKPGNSKHAREHNKKLLDKGTLYVARFTGDSPVAEIDGSGKLPADGEFDGTGEWIPLASGTRSFVPGFTAEEVYVFTRLAADAVGPTKMDRPEDVEPNPRNRRVYAALTNNTDRGKAGKEGATEPNPRLNNRHGHVLELEERRGDNTATSFSWKLLLVCGDPTSPDTYFGGYDKTQVSPISCPDNVAFDNQGNLWISTDGNALKSNDGLFAVPVEGPYRGRVKQFLTVPKGAETCGPVIEDDFVLVAVQHPGEVDGASAANPLSHWPDGGTSQPRPSVVAVWKKDKGRICG
- a CDS encoding sensor histidine kinase; the protein is MESTHLGWRTLLRRQWPLACALLFFLGGEVLGEAGWWQLPGSVVVCALAVLAPRRPFDAALAAATAVAANSVVLRVLDVAPVVPAISGLVVSETAAVMAITAVVVRQAPLPRAAVAVVVLIAVAAGSQAVRPDYWSRYWPDDYSGPGPWQQVVGGAVLLALSLGTGLYFRARDRERATAVRAEVAAAQHAERMALARELHDVIAHYVTGMVVHAQAAQAVPSAAGEALPIIVRSGNEALTEMRRLVGTLRGTDADAPTASSDLADDVRGVVERSGQPVRLHVDLPVSVPPSLGRSVLRLVQESLTNARKHAEAVSAVDVSVSVSDGVVHVLVADDGRPRKAAPVGGSGGYGLVGMRERVELLGGRFSAGARAGGGWEVRAALPVTG